In Oscillatoria acuminata PCC 6304, a single window of DNA contains:
- the rlmN gene encoding 23S rRNA (adenine(2503)-C(2))-methyltransferase RlmN produces MTTNPQPTAEQPATETVEQAKAGKSSPEKKPLLGLSLPELTEWVQQQQQPAYRGKQLHNWIYDKGARSLTDITVFSKQWREQVADYPLGRSTISHKSIASDGTIKYLLQLTDGQIIEAVGIPTEKRLTVCVSSQVGCPMGCDFCATGKGGFTRNLETHEIVDQVLTVQEDFGRRVSHIVFMGMGEPLLNTENVLAAVRSINEDIGIGQRCITISTVGIRDRIPQLAKHRGQFTLAVSLHASNQKLREQLIPNAGGYPIEKIIADCREYVKISGRRVTFEYILLAEFNDRTQNAEELASLLRGFQSHVNLIPYNPIEEVDFKRPDRQRVQAFVEALEKRHIAVSVRYSRGLEADAACGQLRASKA; encoded by the coding sequence ATGACGACGAACCCTCAACCCACCGCTGAACAACCCGCCACAGAAACAGTGGAACAAGCCAAAGCTGGAAAATCTTCCCCGGAGAAAAAACCCCTCTTGGGACTCTCATTACCGGAGTTAACCGAATGGGTGCAACAGCAACAACAACCCGCCTATCGCGGAAAACAACTGCATAACTGGATTTACGACAAAGGCGCGCGATCGCTGACTGACATTACGGTATTTTCTAAACAGTGGCGCGAACAAGTTGCCGACTATCCCCTCGGGCGATCGACCATTTCCCACAAATCCATTGCCTCCGATGGCACGATTAAATATTTACTGCAATTAACCGATGGTCAAATCATTGAAGCCGTCGGAATTCCCACAGAAAAACGCCTCACCGTTTGCGTTTCTTCTCAAGTCGGATGTCCAATGGGGTGTGACTTTTGTGCCACTGGAAAAGGCGGATTTACGCGCAATTTGGAAACCCATGAAATTGTGGATCAAGTCTTAACGGTGCAGGAAGACTTTGGACGCCGGGTGAGTCATATTGTGTTTATGGGAATGGGAGAACCGTTACTCAATACCGAGAATGTGTTAGCGGCAGTGCGATCGATCAATGAAGATATCGGAATTGGTCAACGCTGCATCACTATTTCTACCGTCGGCATCCGCGATCGCATCCCCCAACTCGCCAAACATCGCGGTCAATTTACCCTCGCCGTCAGTCTCCATGCCTCGAATCAGAAACTGCGGGAACAACTGATTCCCAATGCCGGAGGATATCCCATTGAAAAAATCATTGCCGATTGTCGGGAGTATGTGAAAATTTCCGGACGCCGGGTGACGTTTGAATATATTTTACTGGCTGAATTTAACGATCGCACCCAAAATGCCGAAGAACTCGCCAGCTTATTGCGCGGGTTCCAAAGTCATGTGAACTTGATTCCCTATAACCCAATTGAGGAAGTAGACTTCAAACGACCCGATCGCCAGCGGGTGCAAGCCTTTGTGGAAGCGTTAGAAAAGCGACATATTGCAGTCAGTGTCCGCTATTCTCGCGGGTTAGAAGCCGATGCAGCCTGTGGTCAACTGAGGGCCTCCAAAGCATAA